From a region of the Rubidibacter lacunae KORDI 51-2 genome:
- the speD gene encoding adenosylmethionine decarboxylase, protein MNRVGTHLVVDAWQVPVELLNDPERIRSALLEATIAGGATLLDMCVHQFSPHGVTATATLAESHIAIHTWPEYGYFAADLFFCGSGDPQAAMQAMQTALEAKYVRVRHIERGFPGSTLERDRQCEAPIAV, encoded by the coding sequence ATGAATAGAGTGGGTACCCATCTGGTCGTAGACGCCTGGCAAGTGCCTGTTGAATTGCTCAACGATCCCGAGCGAATCCGGAGTGCCCTGCTGGAAGCAACTATTGCTGGAGGAGCCACCCTGCTCGACATGTGCGTACATCAGTTCAGTCCGCACGGTGTAACCGCAACGGCGACCCTGGCAGAATCGCACATTGCCATCCACACATGGCCCGAGTACGGCTACTTTGCGGCGGATCTTTTCTTTTGTGGCAGTGGGGACCCACAGGCAGCCATGCAAGCTATGCAAACAGCCTTAGAGGCAAAGTACGTGCGGGTACGACATATCGAACGCGGCTTTCCTGGTTCTACTCTCGAACGCGATCGCCAGTGCGAAGCACCTATTGCCGTATAG